The genomic window AGTTATGATTCGTGCGAGGGCAACATCCGTGATTCGTGAATCGTGAGGCGTGATTTTAAAATCATTGATCAAGACAGTGGCAATGGAGTTGATGCCGGAGTCCATCGACGACATGGCGGCGGCGAAGACGGCGGTGATGAGCAGGCCGGAGATGCCCTGGGGAAGATAGTGGATAATGTAGTAGGGCATCACTTTGTCGGATCCGATGCCGTTCACTATTTCTGTTCCATGGAAAAAGGCGAACAGGCCGAGTCCAATGAAGAGCAACAGGCCGATAATGAAGAAGTCGGTGCAGGCATTGAAGGCGACGGACTTGACGGTCTTTTTTAGCGATCCGGTGGCCATGAGTCGCTGGACGGTGACCTGGTCGGTGCCATAGTCCTGCATGAGCTGGAAAAAGAAGGAGATGGCGACCACCGGACCGGACATGGCGAAGAGGTTGAACTTCCAGTCGGCAATGTGCAGCCGTCCGGCCTCCTTGGCGAGGGCGAAGATTTCCGCCGTCCCGCCCTCGACGCCATTGCCCAGGCTGACCGCCACCCAGATGGCGCCGCCGATGAGGATGACGAATTGGATGACGTCCGTCCACACCACGGCGGCGAGCCCGCCTAGCGCGGTGTAGGCGGTGGCGAGGATGCCCATCATGCAGATGCAACCCCAGAGCGGGATGCCGGTGACGATCGACATCGCCATGGCCGGGGCGTAGACCACCGTGCCGAGCCAGCCGAGGCGAGCGAGCACGAACAGTCCCGCCACGCCATAGCGGGCGGGTTGGCCGAAGCGTTTTTCAATATACTCATAGGACGTGGTGACCTGGAGCCGGTGGTAGATCGGGTAGAAGAGCAAAAGGATGAACGGCGCCACGACCGGGCTCATGATGCAGACGATGATGAGCGCAATATTTTCGGAGTAGGCCGTGCCCGGCAGGCCGAGATAGGTGACGGCGCTGGTGAGCGAGGCATACATGCTCATGGCCACGGCCAGCCATGGAAGCTTGCGCCCGCCAAGGAAAAACATTTCCCCGCTCTCCTGCTTCCTAGCGAAGAATACTCCAATGCCCAGCATGCCGGCGAGATAAATCGCCAGCACGAGATAATTCAGCGTTCCGAATTGCACCGTTTGCATGGGCTAGAGGTAGAGCGTTGCGTCGCCATCGACCGGT from Pontiella desulfatans includes these protein-coding regions:
- a CDS encoding sodium:solute symporter family transporter, coding for MQTVQFGTLNYLVLAIYLAGMLGIGVFFARKQESGEMFFLGGRKLPWLAVAMSMYASLTSAVTYLGLPGTAYSENIALIIVCIMSPVVAPFILLLFYPIYHRLQVTTSYEYIEKRFGQPARYGVAGLFVLARLGWLGTVVYAPAMAMSIVTGIPLWGCICMMGILATAYTALGGLAAVVWTDVIQFVILIGGAIWVAVSLGNGVEGGTAEIFALAKEAGRLHIADWKFNLFAMSGPVVAISFFFQLMQDYGTDQVTVQRLMATGSLKKTVKSVAFNACTDFFIIGLLLFIGLGLFAFFHGTEIVNGIGSDKVMPYYIIHYLPQGISGLLITAVFAAAMSSMDSGINSIATVLINDFKITPHDSRITDVALARIITVGLGVAATSLAFYVSTIGGIIKAFASFMSLFSAPVLALFLMGVLTRKGNFQGWLVGLAVSVPATLWLQKMVEAHWVYYFPVSFLVAFGTALLASRFFNSAPAPNELTVWKK